GCCAGCGGTGCCACGACCTCGGGCAGCTCGATACCGAGCTCGGCGAGCCGCTGCGAGTGGCTCACTTCGGCCGCTTGAGGTACGCGACGTGCTGCTCACCGGTGGGACCGGGAAGCACCGACACCAGCTCCCAGCCATCCGAGCCCCACTGGTCGAGAATCTGTTTGGTGGCGTGCGTCAGCAACGGCACGGTGGCGTACTCCCAACGGCTCACTTCAGTCATGACGCAGAGCTTATCCGCCGACGCTCCCGCGATGGATAGCATGCAGGCGTGGAACATGCATCCGACGACCGCAGGCCGGTCGGCTGGCCGTCCCGCCTGACGAAGGCCCGTCTGCACTTCGTCACCGGTAAAGGTGGTACCGGCAAGTCGACCATCGCCGCGGCGCTGGCGCTCTCGCTGGCCGCCGGAGGCCGCAAGGTGTTGTTGGTGGAGGTCGAGGGACGCCAGGGCATCGCCCAACTCTTCGACGTGCCGCCGCTGCCCTATGAGGAGGTCAAGATCGCGACCGCCGAGGGCGGCGGCCAGGTCAACGCCCTGGCCATCGACACCGAGGCCGCGTTCCTCGAGTACCTCGACATGTTCTACAACCTGGGCATCGCCGGACGCGCGATGCGCCGTATCGGGGCCGTCGAGTTCGCCACGACGATCGCCCCTGGCCTGCGTGATGTGCTGCTGACCGGAAAGATCAAGGAGCTCGTCGTCCGCTCCGACAATCCGGCCAAGACGGCCAAATCCGGCCAG
The sequence above is drawn from the Mycolicibacterium neoaurum VKM Ac-1815D genome and encodes:
- a CDS encoding DUF4177 domain-containing protein, translating into MTEVSRWEYATVPLLTHATKQILDQWGSDGWELVSVLPGPTGEQHVAYLKRPK